Proteins co-encoded in one Arachis stenosperma cultivar V10309 chromosome 7, arast.V10309.gnm1.PFL2, whole genome shotgun sequence genomic window:
- the LOC130940650 gene encoding uncharacterized protein LOC130940650, with protein sequence MRKKLDTRFPAARIKKIMQADEDVGKIAMAVPLLVSKALELFLQDLCNRTYDITLRRGAKTMTALHLKHCVQTFNVFDFLKDILNKVPDLGGSGATGDDRSIPKRRKVAEGDDNDSDEEQKRNKMLEARNTSGRGRGRGRGRGRGRGHRTADHDHEMISPVKFEDESDVLKQNGKHTHSSESPENVLEHEEVKPSLSVSRPAEACVRNIDLNMAPVDEDMDSFDTQAPVPVMDSSDTQAPVPVIDSSDAPTPVPVTSSAKQTVEEKHEEYPGWSFSDMEKMSIDTIQLANINGRIDEDDEDYDEET encoded by the exons ATGAGGAAGAAACTGGATACACGTTTCCCTGCT GCTAGGATTAAGAAAATCATGCAAGCCGATGAGGATGTAGGGAAGATTGCTATGGCTGTGCCTCTTCTAGTTT CTAAAGCATTAGAGCTATTCCTGCAAGATTTGTGTAATAGGACATATGATATAACTCTTAGGAGAGGGGCAAAGACCATGACTGCTTTGCATTT AAAGCATTGTGTCCAGACATTtaatgtgtttgattttctgaaaGATATTCTCAACAAGGTTCCTGATTTAGGTGGTTCTGGTGCGACGGGTGATGATCGTTCTATCCCTAAGAGGAG GAAAGTTGCGGAAGGTGATGATAATGACAGCGATGAGGAGCAAAAGAGAAATAAGATG CTAGAGGCCAGAAATACTAGTGGCAGAGGAAGGGGTAGGGGGAGAGGTAGAGGTCGTGGCCGAGGACATAGAACAGCAGATCATGATCATGAAATGATTTCACCTGTCAAGTTTGAAGATGAATCTGATGTATTGAAGCAAAATGGCAAGCACACACATAGCAGTGAAAGCCCGGAAAATGTGTTGGAACATGAAGAAGTTAAGCCGAGTTTGTCGGTTAGCAGGCCAGCCGAAGCGTGTGTAAGGAATATCGACTTAAATATGGCTCCAGTTGATGAGGATATGGATTCGTTCGACACACAAGCTCCAGTCCCAGTAATGGATTCATCGGACACACAAGCTCCAGTCCCAGTAATAGATTCATCAGACGCACCAACTCCTGTTCCGGTTACTTCTTCTGCAAAACAAACAGTAGAAGAGAAGCACGAGGAATACCCTGGATGGTCCTTCTCGGACATGGAAAAAATGAGCATCGACACCATTCAGTTGGCGAACATAAACGGAAGGATAGATGAAGACGACGAAGATTATGATGAAGAAACATAG